In the genome of Cryptomeria japonica chromosome 8, Sugi_1.0, whole genome shotgun sequence, one region contains:
- the LOC131079532 gene encoding uncharacterized protein LOC131079532 yields the protein MDVKLTKLELMYGSLGKRLMFRSICFSMILALMPILYIVQDEGPCDLTAGSEPFYRPGGLGIESPTPTKIWALRPTVKFYSGIYSDLLKQGLLRPGLKGLCVGCHAAHAVLALRENGVPDATGIDRGSCKGKLKRLPFADNSFDFVLSASVDRARAPALFAVEIERTLKPNGVAIIVVCRRRGALSSNPLHSLAPTAALFRNSDVVHVTVAGNSSVIALRKLPLAPNPIHHCSPLKLNRSLVEFAEPLTENRHKAIYLPSILDISTLNRHVYVEIGVNDSQRSTGEWFLRAYPKQNMSFKIYAVSVDNTAPASVSALKLSGLEEVSLNQSEIGGWMKRNMSEKDFVVVKLGFPYARELLDSGAICLVDELFVECSHDDDDDDAACLHLLNALRKNGVFAHKW from the coding sequence ATGGATGTAAAACTGACGAAGCTGGAGCTCATGTATGGCTCCCTGGGCAAGCGGCTGATGTTCCGCAGCATTTGCTTTTCAATGATTCTGGCCTTGATGCCAATTCTTTACATTGTCCAGGACGAAGGTCCATGTGACCTCACAGCCGGCTCCGAACCCTTCTACCGTCCTGGAGGTCTAGGTATCGAATCCCCTACCCCGACGAAGATCTGGGCGCTGAGGCCAACAGTAAAGTTCTACTCAGGCATTTACAGCGACCTGTTGAAGCAAGGCCTCCTGCGGCCTGGCCTGAAAGGCCTCTGTGTCGGCTGTCACGCTGCCCACGCCGTGTTGGCGTTGAGAGAAAATGGAGTACCCGACGCCACGGGAATCGATCGCGGATCGTGCAAAGGCAAACTCAAAAGGCTCCCCTTTGCAGACAATTCCTTCGATTTTGTATTATCCGCGTCCGTGGATCGAGCCCGGGCGCCTGCTCTGTTCGCCGTCGAGATCGAACGCACTCTGAAACCTAACGGCGTCGCCATTATTGTGGTCTGTCGCAGGCGGGGGGCACTAAGTTCAAACCCTCTGCATTCTCTGGCTCCTACAGCAGCCCTCTTCAGAAACTCCGATGTCGTTCATGTGACCGTGGCAGGGAATTCTTCAGTAATCGCGCTACGCAAGCTTCCCTTGGCACCCAACCCCATCCACCACTGCTCTCCTCTGAAGCTCAACAGGAGCTTAGTCGAATTCGCGGAGCCATTAACAGAAAACCGCCATAAAGCCATTTATTTGCCGAGTATTCTGGACATTAGCACCTTAAACCGCCATGTTTATGTTGAAATTGGGGTAAATGACTCTCAGCGCAGTACAGGCGAGTGGTTCCTGAGGGCTTATCCGAAGCAAAACATGTCATTCAAAATCTATGCGGTAAGCGTGGACAATACAGCCCCTGCTTCTGTTTCCGCTCTCAAACTCAGCGGACTGGAAGAAGTGTCACTAAACCAGAGTGAAATTGGAGGATGGATGAAAAGGAATATGAGCGAGAAGGATTTTGTTGtcgtgaaattagggtttccatacgcCAGGGAACTGCTGGACAGCGGAGCAATTTGCCTCGTCGATGAGCTTTTTGTGGAATGCAGtcatgacgatgatgacgatgacgctGCCTGTCTCCATCTGCTGAACGCTCTGAGAAAAAATGGCGTCTTTGCCCATAAGTGGTAA